GGGCATTTCCTTGGTGGATGTGGTTGTCAATCACCGCCGCTAAGGTGTTGGTTGCTGAGGTAATAGCGTGGAAATCCCCCGTGAAGTGAAGATTAATATCTTCCATGGGAACGACCTGGGAGTAGCCGCCACCGGCTGCGCCACCTTTAATGCCCATGACCGGCCCTTGGGAAGGCTCTCGAAGAGCTGCTGCAACCTTATGATTACGCAGATGAAGCGCATCCACTAAACCAATGAGCGTGGTTGATTTACCTTCACCGGCAGGAGTAGGAGACATCGCAGTGACGAGTACGAGTTTGGCCTGTCCTCGACTAGATAACTGAGTGGGATCAACCTTCGCCTTCGTTCGGCCATAAGGAATGAGGGCAGAATCAGGGATCCCGGTCCGCTGAGCGATGTCGGTGATATCGAGTAGTGGGTGTGCCTGGGCGATAGCGACGTCGCTTTGAGGGTTCGTCGTGTTGTCAGGGACCTGGGGATCATGAGCACAAGTGGTGTTAGCCATAACTTCATGCTTACCATGAGTTGCGTGACTCATACGTCGAAAAATCAAGAAAGTGATGACCGTGGTGTTTTAGCACGCGTCTTACTTCCCGGCGGTAAAGAACCTGACGCCCGGTTTACCTTGGCTAATGAACGAACTTTTTTAGCGTGGACCAGGACGTCTCTAGCTTTCATGGCGGGAGGGGTGGCTTTGGAAGCCTTCCCCATTGACCATGTATCACCAGCAGTTCGCACCACTATGGCGATATGTGTTATTGCGGTGGGATTGGTGATTGCACTCGGAGCTAGCGTGCGATGGGTGCGCGTGGAGCGTGCCATGCGACACGATAAACCCTTACCTGTACCGGCTATTATCCCGGTACTTTCGCTTGCTGCTGTCCTTGCCAGCGCAACCGCGATCTGGGTTTTCCTGATATGAATCAGGTAATTCGCCACGAAGATCCCGGTTTGCAACCAGAACGAACAGCCTTGGCGTGGACCAGAACAAC
This genomic interval from Corynebacterium poyangense contains the following:
- a CDS encoding YidH family protein is translated as MTHTSKNQESDDRGVLARVLLPGGKEPDARFTLANERTFLAWTRTSLAFMAGGVALEAFPIDHVSPAVRTTMAICVIAVGLVIALGASVRWVRVERAMRHDKPLPVPAIIPVLSLAAVLASATAIWVFLI